One region of Mycolicibacterium rhodesiae NBB3 genomic DNA includes:
- a CDS encoding cupin domain-containing protein: MDKVSLTALARQQLAAAHDAHSGRSAHTVYGGHQHTLRQTVIALTAGTSLDDHESPGEATLQVLHGRVQLTTSETSWDGRPGDHIVIPSTRHGLHAVNDCVVLLTVAKSVQRQGQTTYDDDLPGQ; the protein is encoded by the coding sequence ATGGACAAAGTTTCACTGACCGCGCTTGCCCGACAGCAGCTGGCGGCCGCCCACGACGCCCACAGTGGCCGCAGTGCACACACCGTGTACGGCGGACACCAACACACGTTGCGACAAACCGTGATTGCGCTGACCGCGGGCACTAGCCTGGACGACCACGAAAGTCCGGGCGAGGCCACACTCCAGGTTTTGCACGGGCGCGTTCAGTTGACCACTTCCGAGACCAGCTGGGACGGCCGCCCCGGCGATCACATCGTCATCCCCTCCACCCGCCACGGCTTGCACGCCGTCAACGACTGCGTCGTGCTGCTCACCGTCGCCAAATCTGTTCAGCGTCAGGGCCAAACCACCTATGACGACGATCTGCCGGGTCAATGA